In Leucobacter sp. CX169, a single genomic region encodes these proteins:
- a CDS encoding cation-translocating P-type ATPase: MSTTQTPDTPTHSYDLEIGGMTCASCALRIEKKLNKLDGVEASVNYATEKAKIVAPEGFDPKLLIAEVEKTGYSAALPQPKASAGGDAVATDEGEAPDTELIALRQRLIGSIVLSVPVILMAMIPALQFDYWQWASLTLAAPVIVWAAWPFHRAAWTNLKHGTATMDTLVSVGTGAAFLWSLYALFLGTAGEPGMTHAFELSISPTDGAGNIYLEVAAGVTMFILAGRYFEKRSKRQAGAALRALLELGAKDVAVMQDGGEVRIPIEQLAVGDEFIVRPGEKIATDGVIVSGMSAIDASMLTGESVPVEAGPGDAVTGATVNASGRIVVRATRVGTDTQLAQMAQLVEDAQSGKADVQRLADRVSGIFVPIAIAIAVVTLGAWLGAGFPVASAFTAAVAVLIIACPCALGLATPTALLVGTGRGAQLGILIKGPEVLESTRKVDTIVLDKTGTVTTGKMTLIDAIPAVGTSREDLLRLAGAIEDASEHPIAQAIAKGATEALDIVLPAIEDFRNVEGKGVTGIVDGHAVLVGRQSLLDDWSVAADPELQAAKDAAEQQGRTAVLVAWDGEIRGLITVADRVKPTSAEAIRQFHALGLTPILLTGDNETVARQIAAEVGIERVVAEVLPSDKADVIRKLQAEGRVVAMVGDGVNDAAALAQADLGLAMGTGTDAAIEASDITLVRGDLRSAADSIRLSRRTLGTIKGNLFWAFAYNVAAIPLAALGLLNPMLAGAAMAFSSVFVVGNSLRLRSFKSHAVDSQSSKTTVHVGA, translated from the coding sequence ATGTCGACGACTCAGACACCCGATACCCCGACCCACAGCTATGACCTTGAGATCGGCGGCATGACCTGCGCGTCATGTGCGCTGCGCATCGAGAAAAAGCTCAACAAGCTCGACGGCGTCGAGGCCTCCGTCAACTATGCAACGGAGAAGGCGAAAATTGTCGCTCCGGAGGGGTTCGATCCGAAATTGCTCATCGCGGAAGTCGAGAAGACCGGCTATTCGGCCGCCCTGCCCCAGCCGAAGGCGTCCGCAGGAGGCGACGCGGTCGCTACCGATGAGGGCGAGGCTCCAGACACCGAGCTGATCGCACTGCGCCAGCGCCTGATCGGGTCAATCGTGCTGTCGGTACCCGTCATCTTGATGGCGATGATCCCTGCGCTGCAGTTCGACTACTGGCAGTGGGCCTCACTCACTCTTGCGGCACCCGTCATCGTCTGGGCCGCATGGCCGTTCCACCGTGCCGCCTGGACGAATCTCAAGCACGGCACCGCGACGATGGACACACTGGTGTCCGTCGGCACGGGCGCCGCGTTCCTGTGGTCGCTCTACGCACTCTTCCTCGGCACTGCGGGCGAACCCGGCATGACACACGCATTCGAGCTCTCGATCAGCCCCACGGACGGGGCCGGCAACATCTACCTCGAGGTCGCCGCCGGCGTCACCATGTTCATCCTCGCCGGCCGCTACTTCGAAAAGCGCTCCAAGCGTCAGGCCGGGGCGGCACTGCGCGCCCTCCTCGAGCTCGGCGCGAAAGATGTCGCGGTGATGCAAGACGGCGGCGAGGTGCGGATCCCGATCGAGCAGCTTGCCGTGGGCGACGAGTTCATCGTCCGACCCGGGGAGAAGATCGCGACGGACGGCGTCATCGTCTCGGGCATGTCAGCGATTGACGCCTCTATGCTCACCGGCGAGTCGGTTCCCGTCGAGGCTGGACCGGGCGACGCCGTCACCGGCGCCACCGTCAACGCGAGCGGCCGCATCGTGGTGCGCGCCACCCGCGTCGGCACCGACACGCAGCTCGCCCAGATGGCACAGCTGGTCGAGGACGCGCAATCAGGCAAGGCCGACGTGCAGCGCCTCGCCGACCGAGTGTCAGGAATCTTTGTCCCGATCGCGATCGCCATCGCCGTTGTCACCCTCGGCGCCTGGCTCGGCGCCGGGTTCCCCGTCGCCTCGGCATTCACGGCGGCAGTCGCAGTTCTCATCATCGCGTGCCCCTGCGCCCTCGGCCTCGCGACCCCGACCGCCCTCTTGGTCGGCACCGGTCGCGGCGCGCAGCTCGGCATCCTCATCAAGGGGCCCGAGGTCCTGGAATCGACCCGCAAGGTCGACACCATCGTGCTCGACAAGACCGGCACCGTCACGACTGGCAAGATGACGCTGATCGACGCGATCCCCGCCGTGGGAACGTCGCGCGAGGACCTGCTGCGCCTGGCAGGCGCGATCGAGGACGCCTCGGAGCACCCGATCGCGCAGGCCATCGCCAAGGGCGCCACCGAGGCGCTCGACATCGTCCTCCCCGCCATCGAAGACTTCCGCAACGTCGAGGGCAAGGGGGTCACGGGCATCGTGGACGGACACGCCGTCCTCGTCGGACGCCAATCGCTGCTCGACGACTGGTCGGTTGCGGCCGATCCCGAGCTGCAGGCAGCGAAGGACGCCGCCGAGCAGCAGGGCCGCACCGCCGTACTCGTGGCGTGGGACGGCGAGATCCGGGGCCTCATCACTGTCGCCGACCGGGTGAAGCCGACGAGCGCCGAGGCGATCCGCCAGTTCCACGCACTCGGCCTCACGCCGATCCTGCTCACCGGCGACAATGAGACGGTGGCTCGCCAGATCGCCGCAGAGGTGGGCATCGAGCGCGTCGTTGCCGAGGTGCTGCCGAGTGACAAGGCAGACGTTATTCGGAAGCTGCAGGCAGAAGGTCGCGTCGTCGCGATGGTGGGCGACGGCGTGAACGATGCCGCAGCTCTCGCCCAGGCCGATCTTGGCCTTGCGATGGGTACGGGCACGGACGCCGCCATCGAGGCGTCCGACATCACCCTGGTGCGCGGCGATCTCCGCAGCGCGGCCGACTCGATCCGGCTCTCTCGCCGCACCCTCGGAACCATCAAGGGAAACCTGTTCTGGGCCTTCGCCTACAACGTTGCCGCGATTCCGCTGGCGGCACTTGGCCTGCTCAACCCCATGCTCGCCGGCGCGGCGATGGCGTTCTCGAGCGTCTTCGTTGTCGGTAACAGCCTCCGCTTGCGCTCCTTCAAGAGCCACGCGGTGGATTCGCAGTCGTCGAAGACGACAGTCCACGTCGGCGCATAG
- a CDS encoding YHS domain-containing protein, translating to MCEAHNHASTTEAEVSDTAECPVMRGNFVNKEEAVAQNLFRDYQGERYYLCCAACGPLFDADPEKYLAKA from the coding sequence ATGTGCGAGGCACACAACCACGCGTCCACCACCGAGGCCGAGGTCTCAGACACCGCCGAATGTCCCGTGATGCGCGGGAACTTCGTGAACAAGGAGGAAGCGGTCGCGCAGAATCTCTTCCGCGACTACCAGGGTGAGCGCTACTACCTGTGCTGCGCCGCCTGCGGCCCGCTCTTTGATGCAGACCCCGAGAAGTACCTGGCCAAGGCGTAA